aagccatcatGCCCACCCCTTCGAGAATTTATATACATACCGCCTCCATCCTCACTTGCAGATTTTTGTTACAGTCTGTTCTTCAGAGATTTAACACTGggtactggggctggagagatggacggCTCAGCGATTAAGCTGCTCTTGTAAAGtccccaggtttagttcccagcatctccACTGTGGCTCATAGCCACCTGTAAGTcctgttccagaggacccgatgtcctcctcttacctccacagggaccaggcacacatgaggcaaacagatatacatgcaggcaagacattcatgcactgaaaataaataaaggtggacaatttacaaacaaacaaactaggtgCCATCTGTACTCCAGACGGCCACTCTCAAGCTGCTGCGggatttctgtatttctttggtACGCCCACCGCCCATGGAGGTGTTGTGGCCACCTTTTGGAAGAAGAGTTCTATCAGGGGAAGATCTGTTTTTGGTTAGCACTTCAGGATTTCCCAGATTGCCACTTCCGGCCTTAACTCATCTTCTAGAGCAGTTGTACGGAGCTGGTTTAGTGGCAGTAGTAGCAGTGAGTCAGAGTGCTGCTGGGAAGTGGGGCAGGCTGAGGAGTGCAGGCCCAGGACCCCAGAATGATGCTTTTAAGAGCTTGGACTGTTGCACTCTGAGCCTGCTAAGCCTGTGATGCCAGGCTGGCAGTGTCTAAGGTCAGCTTCCCCTGTGAGCCTTTGCCCTGCCTGTCTGGGGTTAGCATGCCATTTTCACATCCCCTTGCAAACCTGTTCTTGCAGAAGGCACAATGGAGAACATTGCCGCCCAGGCTCTGGAGCACATCCACTCCAATGAGGTGATCATGACCATTGGCTACTCGAGGACAGTTGAGGCCTTCCTTAAAGAGGCGGCCCGGAAGAGGAAGTTCCACGTCATTGTTGCAGAGTGCGCTCCTTTCTGCCAGGTAAGAGGGGCGCTTGGAGTCGCTGAGAAGGGTTGAAGAGGGAATAAAGGAGGGGTGAGCCTGAGCCGCCTGTGAATCGATTAGCTCAGCCTGGAGTCATTAAGAAAGTAAATCCTGCCGGATGTGGTCGCCACACTTCTAAtcacagccctggggaggcagaggcagatgggaaagaaagaaagaaagagagagagagagagagagagagagagaaagaaagaagagagggaaagagagagggagagagaaaaagaaagaaggaaagaaagagaaagaaaaggaggaagaggaaagcaggaaaggaagaagtcaggcaCGGTCAGCACaggcctttagtctcagcactggggaggcagaggcaggtggatctctgtgagtgtgacaACAACTTGgtttggtctacataatgaattctaggCAAACAAGGGCTCAAATGTGAGAACCTGCCTCTAAACaaacagaagacacacacacaaaccaaaacaccCCCAAACAGAATATTGGTAAGGATTTTCAAGTTGCTGTAGATACATTTAAATAGTAGTTTAAGAAAGCTGTGTAAATTACAGGGCCTAGGAAATGaaatcttggttctttccagggTCAGAGTAGGGCGTAGTATCTTGGGGATGACTGGTATTTGATTTGATCTCACTCAGTCCTTAAGTAAATAACAGGTCTCAAGAAACATAAAGAACATTGTAAAAGGATGAGGCCGAAGCTGTCTTGCCAGCTGTGCTTGCGTTGTGTAAGCAGTTGTATTTCCAGTCTTGTAGCTTCCCTGAAGTCACATTTATTAGCATCTCTATGGCTTGCCAGACTGTGTACCACAGAGAGATGGGTTATCCTGGAAACTAGATTTCAGAGTCTTAGATCCAGTCCATTTGTCAGCTCTTGTCACTGTGTCATTCTGTCCTTAGCACCAGCCTTTCCCCTCCTGTTTCAGGGACATGAAATGGCTGTCAATTTGTCCAAAGAAGGTATCGAGACAACTGTCATGACTGATGCCGCCATTTTTGCTGTTATGTCGAGAGTCAACAAGGTGGGTGGCGCTGGAGTCACTGGTTCTGAAATACtcgtttctttttcttgtcttgtgAGGTCCCCGGTGATAGAAGGAGGTTTCTAGCACCATTTCAAAGCGAGCGCTTAGGCCCTATAATCTGCTAGCTGGCTGTATCCCCCTCACCCACATCATCCATCCTCACCAGGAATAGCCTGTAAATGTGGTCAAAGCATCGAAAAGAGCGAAGTGGAACTGAGCTAAGAGTGCTAGCTAGCTGTTGGGGATTTGCCGTGGTTCCCACGTATGCTCAAGGAGCGAGGCAAGGGCATGGGAAGTGATCAGGCTTAGGTTTCCAGGAAGTGCTGTGCATGATTTCCGGGAAATACTGGGGAAAAACCCAGGTGTTCCAGCTTCCCATGCCACAACTAGAACTTTCCAGTCCTGAGCACTGGAGGCTCTCTTGCCCTCTGGACAAGGCTCTCTTGGCCTGGACATCCAGCCAAGGGCCCGGTTAGGTCTCCACCCCAAGGAGCTCATGACTTTTCTCCTCCCAAAGGTGATCATTGGCACGAAGACCATCCTGGCCAACGGTTCCCTGAGGGCAGTGGCAGGAACACACACCCTGGCCCTGGCAGCGAAACACCACTCCACGCCTCTCATCGTCTGCGCCCCGATGTTTAAGCTGTCCCCTCAGGTGCGGTAGCGGCTCCAGCTGGTAACCAGCAGAGGAGGGAGCAGATGTGTAGGCTTCAGCTCTGCCCTCcagctttctccagcttctccttcTGAGCTGTTGCTTGCTCAGCAGAATTGATCCACCACAGGCTAAAAGGAGCCATAGATGTTTTGAGCCAGGAACAGAATCAGTCGTTCTAATCCTTCACAGATCACGTCAGAGTAACACGGGACAGAGAAAGGCCCTGTGTGCTCAGTTGCCAGCATTCTCCATTGCCCCAGCACTTCTGGAAATGCCAAACAGGGTGAAACTAGGATCACAGAatcccttttttggggggggggggcggggggagctggTGCGATGAGGGGCATTATTCTAGGGTTTGTCTTCTGGGGCTTGAATTTCAGCAGTTGTTAAATGAATAGTCATTTGACAGTGACAGACATTTTGTATGGGAAAAACCTATGTCTGCATAGTCACACTACAGTTTAATTACCCATTTGtttaggctttttgtttgtttgtgtttgtttgtttgttacagggtttatctgtgtagtcctggctgtcttggaactctctttgtagaccagtctgatctCGAACTtaaagagatccatctgcttctgcctcctgcgtgGTGGggttaaagatatgtgccaccaccacctggctatttagatgttttaaagtacattttattttgtatgcactATGTGCATGCCCTAGTgcccacggaggtcagaagagagcctTGCGTTCTATGTGTTATAGATAGATGGTCACGTGGATGctaggactcaaacccaggtaCTGGgcaagaacaatcagtgctctttaccattgtgcatctctccagcccctaactaACCTTTATCCGTGGGTATTGAGTTAGTGAGTTAGTTTCACTTTTTAACTCCTGAGAACAATGTTGCTTTAGGCAGTTGTAACATTCATTTCTATGCACACAGCAACAGCAAGGCATTCAACAAAATTGCTGAagcccttttaaaaatgttttttttcttttgtctagtTCCCCAGTGAAGAAGATTCCTTTCACAAGTTTGTGGCTCCTGAAGAAGTCCTTCCTTTcacagaaggtgtgtgtgtgtgtgtgtgtgtgagagagagagtgtgtgtgagagagagagtgtgtgtgtgagtgtgtgtgtgtgagtgtgtgtgtgagtgtgtgtgagtgtgtgtgtgtgagagtgtgtgtgtgtgagtgtgtgtgtgtgagagtgtgtgtgtgtgtgtgtgagtgtgtgagtgtgagagagtgtgtgtgtgagtgtgtgtgtgtgagtgtgtgtgtgagtgtgtgtgtgtgagtgtgtgtgtgtgagtgtgtgtgtgagtgagtgtgtgtgagtgtgtgtgtgtgagagtgtgtgtgtgtgagNNNNNNNNNNNNNNNNNNNNNNNNNNNNNNNNNNNNNNNNNNNNNNNNNNNNNNNNNNNNNNNNNNNNNNNNNNNNNNNNNNNNNNNNNNNNNNNNNNNNNNNNNNNNNNNNNNNNNNNNNNNNNNNNNNNNNNNNNNNNNNNNNNNNNNNNNNNNNNNNNNNNNNNNNNNNNNNNNNNNNNNNNNNNNNNNNNNNNNNNNNNNNNNNNNNNNNNNNNNNNNNNNNNNNNNNNNNNNNNNNNNNNNNNNNNNNNNNNNNNNNNNNNNNNNNNNNNNNNNNNNNNNNNNNNNNNNNNNNNNNNNNNNNNNNNNNNNNNNNNNNNNNNNgtgtgtgtgtgtgagtgtgtgtgtgagtgtgtgtgtgtgtgtgtgtgtgagtgtgtgtgtgagtgtgtgtgtgtgtgtgggggggttccCTTGATTTCCTGTGTGGCTGTAAGGAGTCAGTTGGTGACTTGGCTGCTCAAAGCAGCAAGCTCTGAAGCACTTGTACTTGGAAGCTCACCTGTAGCCCAGATGCCCCTGTGCTTGGGGAGGGACGGGAAGGAGCTGTGCTTCTCTGGCCTCATCTGAAGGCAGAAGCTCAGTTCCGTGAGCCCACGGCCTGGAGCAGTCCAGCTGGATGCACACACCTCGTAAGAACAGAACGCTGTGTCTGTTATCCTGATTCTTCTTAGAAGTTGACTAACTTATCCttttatttaaatagttttgaagccaggtgtggtggctcccataatcccagcacttagtggGGCGCTGAGGTCATCacaattcaaggccatcctagtccATCTACATAGCGAATTCCAGGCCAAGCAGAGCTACATGATGAGACACTGTCTTAGAAAActaaagggaaggagaaatgccTGTTCTGCCTCACTGCACGTGGTGCGGGGAATAAAGTAAAGAGGCAGTAATCCCCTCTTTCCACAGACATACGCTGTAGACAGCAGGCAGGAAAGTGTGGGGTCCCGGGTGTGTTAGGAAGAAAGGGAGGTGGTGACGGGATTTACCTAAGACTTGTGACAGGTCCTGATCGGATAGCATCGCTGGAGTCCTAAGTTAGTGGGCTCTGTGTGAGGATTTGGGAAAGTTTTCCAGGGACTGAAGGGCATGAAATGCGTGTGGTATGCCAACTGGGGAAAGCTGGTCACGTGGCTGGACTGTTCGGAGCACGGAGAGAGTGGGTCACAGTAGACCTAGTGTGCTTGGTGGAAGGTTGCAATTTTGACTTTGAATATAAAAagccaaacttttttttttaaaactctgtgttaaacctgcatgtctgtctgtgtaccacatgcaagGCTGGTGGCTTCAGAACTGGAAAGGGGCATTGGATCCGTTGGatctggttgtgagctgctatgtggtggtagaaatcaaacccaggtcctctggaagagcagctagtacctTAGCCAGTGAGTCATTGCTCCAGTCCCAGGTTTGAATTTTACGTGTCATGAAAAGACATGAGAGAGGTTGGTTTAACTGGCATAGTTTGTTCTggtttgaggcagtgtctctggcTATCTTCTCACTGGCCGTCTACCCGACTCAGCCACTGGAAAACGTTAACGTGAGAATCACAAGTTGAAGCCACATCTCCCAGTTTGAACTCTGCCACAACTGTCTAGCATTATTGAACTCACACTCTGCGACGATAGAGCTGGATCCTCAGTTTACCCCTAGCATGTGATTGTCTTGCAGGAGACATTCTGGAGAAGGTCAGTGTCCACTGTCCTGTGTTTGACTACGTGCCCCCCGACCTCATTACCCTCTTTATCTCCAACATTGGCGGGAACGCACCATCCTACATCTACCGCCTGATGAGCGAGCTCTACCATCCTGATGACCACGTCCTCTGACATGGCCTGCCCTATGCGGAACCAGCTTAGACTCAGAGTGGAGTGGAGACACAGCATTGCTGCTACagtgggaggccagcctgagccctCAGTGTCGCCTGCCTTCCTGCTCATCTCCAGTGATGAGTGTGTCCAGGACTGCTCCTGCCTTCCGGGCTTAGCTGAGCAGCAGGGCTCGCTTACCTGGGGATTTTGGAGCCACTTTGTGTGTGACCAGGCTGTGTTTGCTTCAGGAACTTCAACCTTCTGGCTCAGTAGTGTGCTAGACATGCCATGACTACTTTGCCGGGTTGGTGTTTGCTCAGAAATGCCTTCCAGACCTTTTCCTAGGCTGTGCCAATAAAAGCTACTGGAAACTTCCCCAAGTTCGTTTATTGTTCTGAGCGCTGAATGGACTGAAGTGTCAGAGTGGCCCCTTCTCTGTCTGCATAGAGGCTGTGGTCAGAGAGGGAAGcctaaaacaagtaaaaaataaaagcagtttccTTGTATAACTAACTGGAAAGGGCCCCAAACAACTTTTTGGTATCTACAGTAATGGCTTTAAGACTTGAGcctcaggctagagagatggctcagtggttaaaaacactgactgttcttctagaggtcctgagttcaaatcctagcaaccacatggtgactcacatccatctgtaatgggatctgatgcccttttctggtgtgtctgaagaccctgtacatgaaataaatctttaaaaagaaaaaaaaaaaaaaaagacgagcCTCATGGAGCTTAAAATACACCACCTTGGGGTCTACTTCTAGACTCTGCCGCATCAGATTTCGGGAAGAAGGGAACCGTTTAAAGCTTCCTCTTCTGACGAGGCTGAGGACTGATTAGTCGGACAGGCAGCTAGGAGCCTGCACTTGCAGAATTACTCGAAGGAACCCAGGGACACAGTAAACTATCAGGGTAGCTCCGTCACAGCCTGTGTTTGGCAACAGCAAGAAGATAAAGTAAATATGGTATTTATGCAGCAACGCTGTGCAGGCTGCAGGTGAAgttcctcctgcagcagctggacaGCAGTTGAAAGCATCTTGGTTGGTTTTCCCAGCCTTGAATTTGCATTAGTTCTCCATATTAAAAAAGCTAGAGGGGCACTTTCCAAATTCGGGCTTCTGACCCACATTCCCAAATGACAGGTGTGCAGCTTCTCAAGTGACTGGTGGTGGCCCAGGGCAAGCACAGCGGCCTTCCAAATGGTTGTAGTTAGCTACAGCTGGATAACATAACTCCATTCGGTTGGGATTGACAGGCCACCTGTCAAAGGCATGCTCGAATTACCAGTTAGAGTGGGGGAGGTATTTGTAAGGAAGTCCGCATTCTGTTCCATGAGTCAGGGTGGCTGGTGCTGAGAGGACACACAAGCAGTATGTAACGTGACCCTTAGTCCACTCAAGCATCACCCATGAATGCAGAGTTAAAAGTTGGAAGAACAGCAGTGGTAGCAAGCTATAGACCCCCAGTTGTCCGCGTAGTGCTTTCCAATGGAGTTTTGACAAAGTGCCTTGGGATAAATCGTGTGTGTTAGGACCCACTGCTCAAACTGACTTCCCCTTGAGATCTCCATCTCTTGAGGCAGAGTCTGGATGAAGGGAAGGAGCTTGGGAATCCTCACATTTAACCCCAAAGCACTGAGTGATTTGGAGGGGTAGTTTGATAGCCACATTTCAGTAAACTGGTTGAAAGTAAGTTATAAGGGAAAGGCATTGAGGTGGATAGCAACATGAGAGATCTCTGCTTTGCAGATGGTCATAGATCACAGAGGGTTGACCTGAAGGGTCTAAGAGCCTGCCTGACTCACTCAGACTTCTAATTATTTCCTGCCTAGAAGATGCTGTGCTTTCTCAGGAAGTGGTGCGTGTCTGCCAATTACAAGCCATTGTCTCTGAAAACAGCAACTCACTTGGGTACAATTGTGTGGTTTGGATTAAGCACAGCAGCAAGTCGGGGCCTCGAAATTTGTTTCTGGCTTGCCACGACACTTTTTGTGCATCCCAGTCTCTGTCTAAAATTAGCACCAGTGTCTTTCCAGGCACAACTGAGACGGATGAGCGTGAGACAGAAGCTGTCTTCGAGCCCAGAAGAGAAGGGCAGGATGCCGCTGTGGACTCTACAACTTAAGTCACTTAAGCCAACCtaccccttctcctccttttcctgttcAAGGATTGGCTAAGGCCAGGAAGAGAAGCGGCACTCACCGACAGGGTCACGACCAAAGACTTGCAACCCGCAGCCTTGCCAGGCCTACCTCACAATACTGTCCTGCAGGCAggacccagaaaaaaaacaaacaaaaaaaacaaaacaaaaaaaaactttatgctTGGACAGAATTATAGAAACAAGAGCCATGGCTGCAGATGTCTTCTCGAACACACCAAATAACCTGCCAGATAATGAATGCAGTTTGTAAAGACACTTGTTCCCACGGTCTCTATCTTCCAAGTTGGGCAGAGGGCAGGAAAGGCATAATTCTTGGAACTCGAATAAGGAACAGAAACTCCTAATTTAGCTTCAGAAGTCTGAAAACATActctcaacaaaaaaaaaaaaaaaaaagcaagtgtgATGTAAAGTGATCCTCAGAGAAATGCTGGTACTCAGACTGGGTTTCACAAATATGtttcaaaaccatttttaaaaaccgAAAACTTGCATTAGTCTTTGAATAACAAAAGCTGCCTGGCACTGGCTGTACTACTGAACTCTATAGCAATGTTAATCTTTCATATATACAACTTGGTCCATCAGGCCCACTCAGCCATGAAAACTAACATGTAGTGACAAAATTCAAAAGGCTCTATACCGTCTACTTGACCTCTCAGAAACTCCTCATGTTAGGGTGGGTTCAGTGACTCAGCTGGAGAAGCGAACTCACTGCCAATCCTGGTATAAAGGATAAAGGATGGATAAAATGGACTTCCACAAGTTGGTCTCTACcttctacatgtgtgtgcatgtgtgtgcatgtacacacacatacacagtttacaaaaaaaataaataaattctgcaTCAGTGGATATGCACCTAAGTTACCCTAAAAGAAGTCTTTTGAAATGGGGCTTGCAAGTCTTTTGTATCTGGTCCTTCTCTGTACATCATTGTGTGCAGAACTGGGACCAGAACTCAAGGCTTTGTACGTGGGAGGCAAGCGTTCTGCCACCAAGCTCCATCACCAAGCAGCTGGGCCAGGACACTGCAGCAGCTACATAGTTATTAATAAGAACTCCCATCTGTGTGTCACTCACAACAAAGGTGCCACAGATTAGATGTTTCCAGTAATTGCTGTGCCAGGGAGACTCCTGACTGGTTTTCTCCCCTAGGCACGCTGACTGCATTTAGAATCAAGTCTGCCTGGAAAAGAAGCTAGCTTGTGCTGAACTAAGTGAAAACCTGATCAGATCCCTAAAATTCATAATCTGTAGAAGTCCGCAGGCTAAGGAGCAAGGTCACAAAGCTGGTtaagagaaggaagcagggcaCAGAGCCCACCCtggtaatcccaacacttaagcagccgaggcaggaagattccaACTTTGAGGCAGTCTGAGCCACTTACAgagtgaaactttgtctcaaaactgCAAACCAGGCTAGGTGTGGTGACCCATGCCTTTtaatctggaggcagagacagcaggatctccgtgagttggaggccagcctggtctccagtgagCTCTGaggcagccaggactgcacacagagagagaccttgtaatcaaacaaccaaacaaaaatgccaACCAGGGGCTGGATGAGATAGCTCAGTACTtaggctcttgcagaggacctggattgggttctcagcaccacacacagtggttcacagctgtctgtaactccagtcccaggggatctcaTGCCTTCTTTTGTCCTCTGTGGTCACTGACCCGAGGGCACTAGACATACAtctggtgcacagacacatacaagcaaaacacccatacacataaaataacatgaTAAATCTAAACGAGTTTTTTAAATGCAAGCCAAATCAAAGGATAAATAGTAGTAGCTGGCTCCACACTGCCTCTGAGTCACTAGCTGCCACTCTTTGCTCTTGAAATAAGCACTAATGAGTTTTAAGGGTAACCTCAGGAGAGGCTGGCTGAACTCGGATTGCTGTTGGATCTAGCTTTCTGCTCAGCATTCAACTGGTAAGGTAAGCCACTCCCAGTTTTAGTCAGGATGTCTTTATCAGAGgtgatggaagaggaggaggaggaaacatcAAGGAATGGGCATAGGGAGAAGTGCTCTGAAGGTTTGCGACAGCTCCGGGCCACAGGATGACCTTTGACTGCACCTTCTGAGGCAATGGGCACAACCCACTTTTTTAATGATGGGCCAGCGACCAGAGGAAGAGGAGTAAGGATACAGCCTGGTGTATCCTTATCTGGTGCAGAATAGCTACAATTTCAGTCTCTCTagacttccttctttccctctcatcCTGGCCCCACCTTTTAGCTGTCTCACAGTCTATGAGTGGCAAAGCACAGTGGCAGACACACTGTCTGGTTCTCTCTGTAAGCCTAATGATGTGTGTTTCGTTGTGGTTTATAACCGTTTCTTTGTAaatcttgatcctcctgcctcagcctgccacattctgggattacaggtgtgtagcaccattcccttaaagaattacgtttgtgtatgtgtatgtttgtgtgacatgtgtgtgaaGGCATCTTTGTACCCTGCTGAATGCACAGAGGACACATCAGGTGTCCGACATGTATTCCCTCATTTGAGGCAGGAAAGATCTTGTATGTTCCCGTGCTGTAAACTCTAGGGTAATTTGGCCTGTGATTCCCTTCCAGGgacttctcctgtctccacctcccaactcACCTTAAACCAACTGAATTACAGGCAAATACACCCTGTTAAGCTTCTATATGGGACCCAGGCCTGGacactggtttttttgtttgtttgttttatgaaactgGCCTTttttctccccagccccactcctgggCTTTAATGGGATGCAGGACCAGCACTCTCGGTTTCGTGTCAGAATGGCTCTTCTCCAGATGAGCATGCCAGGCTCCCACTTGAGGCTTGGCCGCCAGGGCTTCTGGGAACTGCTGAACCGAATCTGCTCCCACCTGGTGTGGCCCCTCAGGCCCCGATTCTAATATTTTGGTCCTGCTCTGCCTTGCTTTTCTGTCTGGGCTGCCCCTAACCCGGATGGCTCGAAGCTCTCCATTCTCCTGTCACCAGCTCCCTGGCAGTCCTGGTGGGGctggtcccctcccccacatttcGCTTACTCTCTgccttggccctggcttttctggTGCTAGTTCCTGTTACTAAACAGAGTGTTTTTGTTTCTGGGTGCAGGGGGCAAggagtttaaattttttattttatgtgcatgaatgttttgcctgcatatatgtctatgcaccatgtgtgtgcctggtaccttaGAAGGTCAAGATGAGGGTCTGATACTccggagctggacttacagatggctgtgagccatcaggtGGATGTTGCTCATCAACCCCAGGTCTTTGACAAGAATATGTGCTCTTCCactctgagcaatctctctaggtCCTCCCACCCACAGTCTTAAACCTCACAGTAATGTTGCTATCTCCTTTCAGCCCAGTGACAAAGTGCCAGCTGAAATTCAGTGATCCATAGTCTGTCCTCAGTTTCCTTACCCCTCTCCCTGGTGAAAGCTAAGCCTCCTGAAGTCAGAGGCACCAGATGCATCTTTGTTTCTCAATATATTTTGATGAACATTGCCAAAATGGAACTCTCAAGAATGGTGACATTTCACATCTCATAATTTTTACCAACAAAATTTCATAGAGTTGAACCACTAAGTTGACAAATTAATAAATCCCATAAAccaaaatgattttaatttatttaatctaatAAAATCAGAcagggaactagagagatggctcagtagttacgTGCTTacagttcttgcagaggacccaggttctgtccccagcactcacatggtggctcacagtgacCTTTGACATCAGTTCCATTGCATGCTATGCCTTCTTGTGGCCTCTGTAGGTAATTACACATAGGTGgtacacatatgctcacacatatatacacaaaaataataaatctttaaaaatatattacatgggTGGGTGAGGCAGCACTGGGTGGTCTGGCTC
This genomic window from Mus caroli chromosome 12, CAROLI_EIJ_v1.1, whole genome shotgun sequence contains:
- the Eif2b2 gene encoding translation initiation factor eIF-2B subunit beta — translated: MPGAAAKGSELSERIEGFVETLKRGGGQRSSEDMARETLGLLRRLITDHHWNNAGDLMDLIRREGRRMTAAQPSETTVGNMVRRVLKIIREEYGRLHGRSDESDQQESLHKLLTSGGLSEDFSFHFAPLKANIIEAINELLVELEGTMENIAAQALEHIHSNEVIMTIGYSRTVEAFLKEAARKRKFHVIVAECAPFCQGHEMAVNLSKEGIETTVMTDAAIFAVMSRVNKVIIGTKTILANGSLRAVAGTHTLALAAKHHSTPLIVCAPMFKLSPQFPSEEDSFHKFVAPEEVLPFTEGDILEKVSVHCPVFDYVPPDLITLFISNIGGNAPSYIYRLMSELYHPDDHVL